In one window of Pseudanabaena sp. FACHB-2040 DNA:
- a CDS encoding Uma2 family endonuclease — translation MAQAIAKHLTFEEYLAYDDGTDTRYELVNGELVPMPPESRLNAKTAMFLLFELRKFVSEHRLCHKDTEIEVTGRFATARLPDLMVLTEELAEILKGAPRATITRDMPPQFVVEVVSPGQENANRDYRYKRSEYAARGIPEYWIADPIKQQVTVFTLVEGLYEEVVYTS, via the coding sequence ATGGCTCAGGCAATCGCGAAACATCTGACGTTTGAGGAATATCTGGCCTACGACGACGGGACAGACACTCGTTATGAGCTGGTGAACGGAGAACTCGTACCCATGCCCCCGGAATCGCGCTTAAACGCGAAGACTGCGATGTTTCTGCTGTTCGAGCTGAGAAAGTTCGTTTCAGAGCATCGCCTCTGTCATAAAGACACCGAAATCGAAGTAACTGGCCGCTTTGCAACGGCGCGGTTACCCGATTTGATGGTGTTGACAGAAGAGTTGGCCGAGATCCTCAAGGGTGCCCCCCGTGCCACGATCACCCGAGACATGCCGCCGCAATTCGTGGTCGAGGTGGTTTCCCCAGGGCAAGAGAACGCCAACCGCGATTACCGCTATAAGCGCTCCGAGTATGCAGCACGGGGCATTCCTGAGTATTGGATAGCAGACCCCATCAAGCAGCAGGTTACTGTGTTCACGCTGGTGGAGGGGCTTTACGAAGAAGTTGTTTACACGAGTTGA